CTGGATACATCTGCTGATCGACCATGAATCCGATGTCGCCAAGGCAATCGCAAAACGGCATCTGGGGGAAAGGGATTTCAAGGTACTTGATGACGATCTTCTCAAACGGCTGCGAGGGTGCATCGATGTCCCCGGAAATTTTCTCGGATCGTGCCGAGATGCCGGCGAGGTATACAAAAAACTCGTTACCGAGCTCGGCGGCTATCCTGAACAGGCCGCGGTAGCGGTTGATCCGCGGATCAAGGCAGCCATTGACCTGTTGAAGGGGGAATATCTCTCACGAAAAGTGGTCGTCACCGACCTTGCCCGGCATGCCTGTCTCTCCGAAAGCCGTTTGAGGCATCTGTTCACCGAGCAGATCGGCATTCCGCTCCGGCGTTATGTCCTCTGGCTCCGGTTGATGACCGCTGTCCAATTCGCCGTTCAAGGCGAGTCCCTCACGCAAGCCGCGCACAATGCCGGTTTTTCCGACTCAGCGCACCTGTGCCGCACGTTCAGAAGGATGTACGGCGTCACCCTTTCCGGCCTGATTAAAAATAGCCGCTTCGTTCAAGTAATTTCCTGCTTTTCCTGATACCATTCCTACAAATGCAGTGATGGGAAATCTGGTCACCGCCTCGGGCATGAGGCAGTGAGTTCTCCTTTTTCAGCTTGAGCTTGTCCTCCTGTGTTCGTGTCTCGACAACACTGCTTAACCTCTCTGTGCAGAGGGGGGCAAGCTCGTACTTTTTTTCAACGTATAGAGATAACGGGAAGGAGGCAAAATGAAAAACGGATTTTTCATAGCGATTGCCTGCATGGCCGTGTTGATCGGTGCCTGCAGCCCCAGCACGGATTTCCTGGTGTTAAAACACGGGAGGGGCTATTACGTGGGGAGTAACTCGAATGCCAGATATGAAATGTTGTGTACGTCTGGCGAAATGGATAAAGTACTTGCTTCCTCAAAACTGAGCATGGAACTAAAAAACTCCCTCTATAAATACAGCTGTTCCGAGGAACGATCCGGGGAAAAGGTTAAACAGCTCTACGCAGCCATGACGGTTGAACAGAGAAAAGACATTAAAAATGCCTTTAGAATTAACGGCTTTGACATAAACCAGGGTCCCGGATGTTGCGCAGATTAATGAGAACCGCGGCCAACAACACCCCGATGAGGAGTTGCGTCATGCGTCATATTCTATCCCTGTTCATTTTCTTTTCCATTATTTCCGCCAGGCAAGCAGCCTGTCTTGATACTGCCACCGAGAACGGGAAGCCTGCTCCATCATTCGCACTCGAAAATATCAACGGGGAAAAGGCCGCCCTCGCGGACTATAAGGGAATGGTCGTCCTCCTTAATTTTTGGGCGACCTATTGTGGACCCTGCAAAAAGGAAATGCCCTCTCTTCACAATCTTTTCCTCGCGTTTAAAAAGGACGGTCTCATCGTATTAGCCGTATCCAGGGACGAAGACAAAAAAAATGTTCAATCATTCATCAAAAAACAGGCGATCACGTTTCCCGTGCTTATGGACAAAGATCAGGAGGTTTCCTTCGACCACTATG
The nucleotide sequence above comes from Nitrospirota bacterium. Encoded proteins:
- a CDS encoding redoxin domain-containing protein; the encoded protein is MRHILSLFIFFSIISARQAACLDTATENGKPAPSFALENINGEKAALADYKGMVVLLNFWATYCGPCKKEMPSLHNLFLAFKKDGLIVLAVSRDEDKKNVQSFIKKQAITFPVLMDKDQEVSFDHYAVHNLPTSFLIDRDGIIRETIIGEREWDAPDMKKKIGSLLSSKKGEMQ
- a CDS encoding helix-turn-helix transcriptional regulator, translating into MEQAISKYCGYFWAGHFLYLGRCPANTVHMHYALQVIVNREGLFQLRRDKTSIECGGVVVGSGCPHQLVSPSNAHSWIHLLIDHESDVAKAIAKRHLGERDFKVLDDDLLKRLRGCIDVPGNFLGSCRDAGEVYKKLVTELGGYPEQAAVAVDPRIKAAIDLLKGEYLSRKVVVTDLARHACLSESRLRHLFTEQIGIPLRRYVLWLRLMTAVQFAVQGESLTQAAHNAGFSDSAHLCRTFRRMYGVTLSGLIKNSRFVQVISCFS